A genomic window from Pyxicephalus adspersus chromosome 2, UCB_Pads_2.0, whole genome shotgun sequence includes:
- the LOC140322524 gene encoding olfactory receptor 5I1-like — protein MVLSKSGNYSLVNEFILTGLSRRHDLQIVFFLLFLFIYLISLFGNLLIISAVFHNERLKTPMYYFICSLSIIDLCLSSDIAPNMLLNFLSEKKTISYAGCFVQLFLFCVLGSTECVLFAVMAYDRYVAVCNPLNYIVIMQKKTCLGLICGAYAAGLLHSLIETSCTLQLTFCDSNVLHHFACDFPPLLSISCTDTTINEFVLLIFSSLITIPSIVVVVVSYVSIIVAILKIKSVSGRQKAFSTCASHITAVTLCYGTTLYVYLSPKSESTVEDRSVATVFYTVVIPMLNPIIYSLRNKDIHRAVKQMFENKI, from the coding sequence ATGGTTTTATCTAAAAGCGGCAATTATTCATTGGTGAATGAGTTTATTCTGACTGGATTGTCAAGGAGACATGACCTTCAGATAGTGTTCTTcttgctctttttatttatatatttaataagtcTTTTCGGTAACTTGCTGATCATCTCTGCTGTTTTTCATAATGAAAGGTTAAAAACACCCATGTATTATTTCATATGTAGTTTGTCAATAATAGATCTGTGTTTGTCTTCTGATATTGCTCCAAACATGTTATTAAACTTTCTCTCTGAAAAGAAGACAATATCCTATGCTGGCTGTTTTGTACAGCTTTTCTTGTTCTGTGTTCTTGGAAGTACTGAATGCGTTCTGTTTGCAGTTATGGCTTATGACCGGTATGTGGCAGTTTGTAACCCATTAAACTATATTGTGATAATGCAGAAGAAGACCTGCCTGGGACTTATATGTGGAGCTTATGCAGCTGGTTTACTACATTCCCTTATTGAGACATCCTGCACCTTGCAGCTTACCTTTTGTGACTCTAATGTCCTCCACCATTTTGCCTGTGATTTTCCCCCGTTACTAAGTATTTCTTGTACAGACACTACTATTAATGAGTTTGTCCTccttatattttcttctttaatcACTATACCTTCTATAGTGGTTGTTGTTGTGTCATATGTCTCTATAATTGTAgctattttaaagataaaaagtgTATCTGGAAGACAAAAGGCCTTTTCAACTTGTGCATCCCATATAACAGCAGTGACACTTTGTTATGGGACAACTCTGTATGTATATTTAAGTCCAAAATCAGAGTCCACAGTTGAAGATAGGAGCGTTGCCACTGTATTCTACACAGTTGTAATACCTATGTTAAATCCAATTATTTATAGTTTGAGAAATAAAGATATTCATAGGGCTGTGaaacaaatgtttgaaaataaaatttag